Genomic segment of Brachyspira suanatina:
CTGAATGTGGTTATAAAATTATTACTATTGTCGTATAAACTCCATATAAGAGATAAGTCAAATTTATTCATTATTGGGTTATCAATAAATACCTCTTTGAAAAAATCATAATCGTATTTATCTCCTGCAATGAGTAATTGATTTAATATATACGAAAATTTTTTTATAATATTAGAAACTTGTTCCCTTATATATTTTATATTTTGTTTTTTGTTTTCGTCTAAATTTCTTGGAATAGATTTTAATATTTTACTTTCTTTTATATCGAATATACTTACAGAATAATCATTGTTTAGTATTAATTTATAATTTTCATCAAGAATCTTTTCGTTATTTTTGTCAAAGCCAATATTTGAATTATATTTCAATTCTAAATTGTAGAATGGAATTTTTTTATCTTTTGCAATTTCTATCAAAATATCTAAAGCATTGTTTTTTGTTGCCATTTTTTTTGCATTATTATATATATTGAATAATATTTTAATTGTGTATTCATTTTCTTTATTTAAAGATAGTATTTTAAAAAATAATTTTGATTCGCCGTCTTTTTTGTATATTTCTTCTAATGCTTCATAGCCCCCATATAATCCGTAAATTAATTGTGCTGTTTCCTTATTTGTTTCTCTGTAAATATTTTCAGCAAAGCTCAAAAAACTTTCTTTATCAAGCAAATCTATAATAGAATCAATTTCAACAATACGATAAATATACTTCTTTAATTCTAAATATTTTAAATATAAGTATTTTATTACTTTTATATTAACTTCTCTTGATTTATCTTTTATTAATACATTAGCTTCTTTTATAAAATCAACTTTCTTTTCATCTTTTTTATTTAAAGTATTCTCAGCATAATTTTCTACTTCTTCTATACTTTTAAAAATTTTGAAATCTGATAAATTTTTTAATTCATCATAATAAATATTTTCTAATCTTCTTTTGAAAGCTATTATTTTTTTATTTTTACTTTCGGAAGCTATTTTATGAGCTTCTTTCAAATTGTCTTCTATAATATCATTACCGTAATAATAATCACCTAATACATGTAAATATAAAGTCCATTTCAAATTTTGAAAATTTTTAAAGTTATTACAGAATTGAAAAATATTTTCCATTGAATTAACTTGACTAATATCCCAATTTTCTAAAGAACTGTACTGATTAAAATTATAAGTGCCGCCGAACATGTAACTCATATTCTTTATTTTTGAAGTATTCCATTTATCAAGAGGCTGATTAAACTTTGAAGCAAGATAAAACATATATGATGTATCTTTAACATTTGATATATTCCAATCATTTAAAGGCTGATCGAACTCAAAAGATTGTGCAAACATACAATACATATTTTCAACATTAGATACATTCCAACTATTAAGCGGCTGATTAAATTTACTGCATCCCTCAAACATACAAGTCATATCTTTAACACTCTCAACATTCCAAGATGAAATATCCTGATTAAATTCCATAGCATCATTAAACATATAATTCATAATTTTTAATTTATGAACATTCCAATTATTAAGAGGCTGATTGAATTTAATTGCATACCTAAACATATAGCCCATATCTTCTACATTAGATACATTCCAGTTATTTATATTATGATTAAATTTACGGGCAAAAGAAAACATTGAGTTCATACTTACTACATTAGAAGTATCCCAAGTTTCTATTCCTGAAAAATCTTCTCTTTCGCTTCCTGAAAATAATCCGCTCATATCTTTAATAAGACTTGTATCTATATCGCCTAAATAAATATTTTCATCTTGTACTATTTCGTATAATTCTTTTAAAATTTCTGGTTTGTATTTATGCATATATTTATCCGTAATTTTTATTTTAACAGTATAATATATTTATTTAAGAATTTCTATTAACTAAATATATTAATTTTATAACGCACGGTTAATAAAACTTTATAAATAATTAAAATATATATTTAAAAATTAATCTAAATTATTAATTTTCTCTGCGTGCGGTGGATAATACAATAAATTTAAAAAAATCTTGGGTGGGTATTATAATCACAGTATAAAATAAAAAAGAAAAGTAATACAAAAATGACAAATGAGATTAAAAAATATAAAGGGTGGGCAAATGTAATTAATTTTTAAAACTTTAATTACATACCCCGCCATTTAATATTTATAGTTTATTGTTGAAAAAATTGATAATAAAATAGTATAATTTTTTTATTTATCAACTTTTTTATACCTAAAAAAGTTGCAAAAAAGACAAGTTTTATAAGTTGAAAACTAAATAAAATTATAATATTAATTTAATACAAGTTTTATAAATTATTTTATTTAGTATGCATTTATTTTAAAAGTCAATAAAGTAATTATTATCAATTAATTTATTTATATACTTATAATTTTATATTTTTATTTTATTCAAAATTTTCAAATGATTAATTCGTTGTTATTGTAGTTAATACAATGAATAAAAAAAACTTGGGTGGATGTTATAATACAGTATAAAATAAAAAAGAAAAGTAATACAAAAATGACAAATGAGATTAAAAAATATAAAGGGTGGCAAATGTAATTAATTTTTAAAACTTTAATTACATACCCCGCCCTTTAATATTTATAATTTATTTTTGAAATTATAATTTAAATTTGTTTTTTTATTAAATTAGAAAATATAGCACCCACCCAATTGTTATTTAAATTTATAATGATACCTCCGCACGCTGAATGCATTTTGTATATAAGATGATGGAATAACAGAATTTTAATAATATAAAAAAATATACTTACCGTGCGTTAAATAAATAGAATAATAAATAAAAGCATATAAAAGTTTTATTAAATTATACTTTTATATGCTTTATTAAAAAATTATTATTTAGCTTCTTTAGTATCTGAAACATCAGGCTTAGGCTGTATTATAGCAGAAAGAACTAAGAATACTACTAAGCTTGCAACTATACCAGGTATTATAGGGTCAACTCCAAATAAATTAATATTTTTATTGTATTGGAAGAATATTGTAACAACACTTCCGGCTATCAATGAACCCATACTAGCAACCGCAGAAAGTTTTTTGTTTGTGTAGTTTCCAAATAAATATGGTATAAATACACCTGCAGCACGCAAGCTGAATGAGAACATTAATATTGTTATTAAGTTTGAAGCTTTGAAAGCTATAAACATAGATATAAGCCCAACAGCAACCATACATGCTCTTCCAATGAAAAGTAATTGTTTGTCAGTAGCATCCTTATTAATGTATTTTTTGTATATATCATTTGTAGCTATTACTGATACTGCAAGCATATCAGAGTCAGCTGATGACATAGTAGCTGATATTAATGCAGAGAATAATAAACCAACTATTACAGGAGGCATTGTATGCATAGCAAGTACAGGTAAAATATATCTAGTACCTTCAGAAGTAAGAAGTTCAGAAGTAAGAAGTCCGTCTTTAACAACACTTGAAGCAATCAAACCCAAAAATGCTGGGAATAAAGAATATAATATACATACCAATCCGCCGACTAAAGAACCTATCATCAAAGATTTAGAATCCCTAGCAGAAAAGAATCTCTGACTAATTTCAGGACCTACAGAATATGAAGCAATATACATTATGGTTAATGATATTATAGTAGGCCAGCCCATACCAGCAGTAAAAGATTTTTGTGCAGGTGTTAAATTTGAAAGTACATGATCAAAACCGCCTGCGTAATTCAAAGCAAAAGGTATAGCAACTAAACTGCCTATAAATACTAATGAACCTTGAATCAAATCTGTAAAAGCAACTCCCCAAAGTCCACCCATAGAAGAATATGCAGTAACTACTATTGTAACTATAACTACAGATAATTTATAATTCCAGCCAGTCATAACTGTTAATATACTTGCTGAAGCTATTATCTGGGCTGCTGTTATACCTATCATAGGAAGCCCCATTATAATAGAAGTAACTAATGCATTTGCTTTACCATATCTTTTGTAAAAATATTCTGATACAGTAGTAACCATTGCATTTCTAAATCTTTGAGCTAAAAATGCTAAAACAAGATAAGCAATAGAAGCTGTTATTACATACCAAACAGCAGAAAGTCCCCATTTACCAAAAGCCTGTTCTGCTAAACCTAATGAAGTACCTCCTCCAATATTTGTAGCAGCTAAAGTTCCAGCCAAAAGTACAGGTCCTAAATTTCTTCCGGCTAATGCAAAATCATTACTGTTGCTTATTTTTTTACTGGAGTACACGCCTATAAGAAGCATAGCTACCAAGTATAGAACTACTATAATTATTACTATAGTTCCGCCCATAATTAAAACTCCTTAAACATTTTATTTTTTTAAATGAAAATTTTAATGAATAATTATAATATTTTTATTTTTAATATAAAGATATTATATGTAAAAAATACCGAAAACATATTATATATTATTTACAAACAAAACACTTTCGTAAATAAAAACAAAAATTATTGTTATATTAATAAAAATATTTACAGGGTAATATTTGAATTCTTCTGCCATTTGTTGGATTTTAAATAATACATACTAAAGAAAGTATTGATTATATAGCATATACCCATAGAAAGCCATATTCCTATAAGCTCAAAATGTGGAGATAATGCATAGGCTAAAATCGTTCTCAAAATTAAAGTAGTAGATGTTGTGAAAGCCATTATTACTATAGTTTTACCTGCACCGTTTATAACTCCATTACATACAAACATCACAGAATAAAAAATAAATATTGGCATTATAGTATAAATATAGCTTCTTGCATATTCAAAAACCTGAGTATCTTTTGTAAACATTCTTATGAGTAAATAAGGATTAGTTATTGAAAATATACTCATAATAGAAGAAATTATAATACCTATAACGATTCCGCTTTTTAGAATTTCTTTTACTCTCTCTAATTTTTTAGCTCCGATATTCTGTGCTGACATTGTCATAACAGCATTTCCTAAAGCTCCCATAGGCATTATAAAAAGCGACTCTACTCTATTAACAATAGCCACAGTTGCACTTGCTGCCTCTCCGAAACTGCTTATAAGTCTTGTAATTACTAACCATCCGAAAGCTACTATAAACTGATTGAATGAAATAGGTATTCCTAATTTAAGTATTTTTTTAGTCATATTCAAATCGAATGTAAATACAAAAGGATTTATTTTTATAAAGCTGTTTTTTATTCTAAGATATGTTGTGCTTATAAATACAGAAGTAAATTGAGCAATTACTGTAGCAATAGCAGCACCTTGAAGTCCCATTGCAGGTATTATCCAAAAACCTTTTATAAGTATAGGGTCTAATATTATGTTAATTATAGATGATACAATCAAAAATATTAATGGTCTTACGGTATCGCCTACAGCTCTTAATATAGAAGAAATAAAAAAGTAAGTATATGCAAATGGCATACCCAAAATAGATATTCTTAAATATATTAATGCCATCTCCATAGCATTTTCAGGAGTTTTCATCATTATTAATATATTTCTTGAGAATATAAGCATTAAAGCTCCAACTGTAAATAATATTATAACTCCCAAAGTGGTAGATACTTTTATAACATGGCTTACAGTATCATAATCTTTAGCTCCGTAATACTGCGAAACTATAACACCATTAGCCATATTAACACCGAATGCAAAAGAACCCATTATAAGCATTATTGGAAAGCTTACTGCAACTGCCGAAAGTCCAAGAGGCCCTATAATATTACCTATCCAAATACTATCTACTATATTATATACAACATTAAGCATATTAGACATCAGTATTGGTATAAGCAGTTTTAATAATGTGGGAACAACTTTTGCTTCTGTGAGATCTGTTCCTATATGATTAGCCATTTATATTTTTAACACCTATTATTTAATTAAACTTATCATAATATTATAAACTAAATAACAATTAATTAAATAGTAAAAACAAAATTATTTTTTTATATTAACTTTCATTTTCTAAAATTAAACGCACGGTAAATATATTGTTTATTTAATTTAAATTATATTATTCAATAATCTTATATAAAAAATTGCATTCATCGTGCGGTGTAAACATTATAAATTTAAATAATGCTTGGGTGGGTTTTATAATATCAGAATTAGTTTTTAATAAACAAAAAATAAAAAATGCAGAATATATTAAAAAAATATAAAGGGCGGGCAAATGTAATTAAATTTTAAAACTTTTATTACATACCACATCCTTTAATATATACTGAAAATTTTTGAGTTTGTCAATCAATACACTTTATGTAGAATTATCAACTTTTTTGCCGCACAAAAAAGTTGCTGCCACAGGCACGCTTCGCGAAAACGCAATTGCTAGAATTTTATATTTTAAGAATATCTATCAAATATGGTGTAATAGAGTAATTTTAGGTTAAAAATGCAGTTGTTTTGGTTCTTTTATACCAATACCGAAAGGTACCTACTCGGTAAAAGAACTGGGGTATGGGGCAAAGCCCCATATATTAAAAAGAAACTATAGTTTTATTTTTGACAAAATATAGTTGTTTAGGTATATATTGCTTATTTAAAAAATATTAACTTCAATTTATTTTTGAATTAAATTAGAAAATAAAGCACCCACCCAAGTTTAGATTAGGTTTAAAAATTTATTCAACGCACGATTAATTTTATTTTTATTAATAGTTTATAATAAAATAGCATCTAATTTTATTTTTTAGTCTTACTCACCGTGCGAATCATAAAGCAGGCGAATGCTTACCCTTATTAGGACCATTAGGGTGCTTTAGACAATAACCATTTACTAATGACTGCAGAGATTTATTTTTAGCCCCGCAATACTTGCAAAAATATTCTGACTTCTCACCACCTTCATAAAGTTTATGCTTACCATTGTTAGGACCATTTGGGTGCTTTAGACAGTAGCCATTAGTAAGTGAAGCTATTGAAGAATATTTAGCACCGCAATATTCACAGTAAAAATTTTGAGTCATAAAAAGCCTCCTTTTAATTTTGATTATAATTTAATTATATATTATTATGACGACAAAAACTGTCATAATTTCATTTAAATATAAAAAAAGTTATAATTTATAATTAAAACTAAATATATATCCATAATCTAATACACCATTTTGATTTTGATTTATAATAGGAGCAAAAGAATAATATATTTTTCTCTCTAAATTGCTTTTATAAACTGATGAAATAATAGAAGTTAATGCTCCAGCTGTAAATAAACCTATACCTGTAAAAAATAGTGTTCTATTTAGCTTGCTTGTTTTATCAGTTTTGCTGAAATCAAAAAAATCAAAATTATTAGGCTGTCCGTTTACTGCATTTAACATAAACGGACTAGCGGCAGTTAAAGCTCCTCCAATCATTGTTATTATTCCGAAAGTATTGAAGCCTTTTGCTATATTTATACTATTCATATTTTTTTCTATTAATGCTCTTCTATCTGCTTCATAAATTAATCTTTGTCTTTCTGCTTCTAATTTTTTTAATTCCTGTTCTTTTAAACGGTTCTGTATTTCAATTTCTTCCTGTTCTTTTATTCGCTTTTCTTCCTCTAAAGTTTTTAATTCCTGCATTTTTATTTTTAAATCTTCTGTTTCAATGGCACCTTTACTTTTTAAATAATCATACATTTCAAAATTATTATTATCAAATGCATAATGCAAAGCTGTTTTATTATCATCAACTTTAGTATTAATATCCGCTTTTTTAGAAATAAGTAGTTCTGCCATTTCTCTATTATTATTTTCTGCAGCAATCATTAAATATGTTTTATTATCATATCTTGTATTTACATCTGACTTATTTTCAATGAGAAGCTCAGCTATTTCTAATTTATTGTCTTTTACTGCTAAATATAATTCTTTACCATCATTTTCATTTAAAGATATTTTTTTTGATAAAAGAGCTTCAACTATATCTTTATTGCCTTTTTCTATAGCATACATTAATGTTGTATTTTTATAATCTTCATAATATTCATAATCATTATTTATAGTATTATATATATAAGCATTATTTTTAAGAAGAAATTTAACTCCTTCTAAATCATTACCATTAATAGCATATAAAAGAGGATATGTATTATTAAAATTCTTATCAATATCTAAATATCCTATATCAATTAACTGCTGAGCTACATCATAATACTCTAATGCAGTACATAAACTTATAAGATAAGTTCCTTTTTCAAAACTTTTAGTATTTCCATTTTTGCTTTCAAAACTAGTATCTCTTCCTAAATATAGTTTTTGATTAGTTACCATATTATTTATTTCTTCTATTACAGAATTATTATTAGTATATGATGATATTAAAGTTTTATATTTATCAAATACATAGCTATTAAAAAATATATTCATAATATCTTTACTGTATGAATAATCCATAGCAAGCATAATAGCTGTTTTTCTGCTATTATTTGTAATTTTTAAATTTGGTTTTTTATCTAATATTTGTTTTATTATATTTGTAGAATTTTTATCTATAGCATACATTAATAGACTATGATTATTATAATTGCTATATTGATAATTAATATTTATGCCTTTATCTAAAAGACTTTTAAAAACATCATCATAATTTTTTGATATTATAAGTTTAACAGCATACCAATCATTATTTTTATAATCAGCATTATTATTGATGAGTAATTTTGCAATATCTCTATGCTCATATCTTGCTGCTATTTCTAAGGAAGTTAAAGATTCAGTAACAAATTTATTTAGATAACTATCAATATAAATTATCTTAAATAAATTATTTGAATACTCTGCCTTATTTTCCATTAATAATTTTACTATATCATAATGCCCGTTCATAATAGCATCTCTTATTGGAGTATTAAGATTAACATCAGCACCATTTTCTATAAGAAG
This window contains:
- a CDS encoding BspA family leucine-rich repeat surface protein, with the translated sequence MHKYKPEILKELYEIVQDENIYLGDIDTSLIKDMSGLFSGSEREDFSGIETWDTSNVVSMNSMFSFARKFNHNINNWNVSNVEDMGYMFRYAIKFNQPLNNWNVHKLKIMNYMFNDAMEFNQDISSWNVESVKDMTCMFEGCSKFNQPLNSWNVSNVENMYCMFAQSFEFDQPLNDWNISNVKDTSYMFYLASKFNQPLDKWNTSKIKNMSYMFGGTYNFNQYSSLENWDISQVNSMENIFQFCNNFKNFQNLKWTLYLHVLGDYYYGNDIIEDNLKEAHKIASESKNKKIIAFKRRLENIYYDELKNLSDFKIFKSIEEVENYAENTLNKKDEKKVDFIKEANVLIKDKSREVNIKVIKYLYLKYLELKKYIYRIVEIDSIIDLLDKESFLSFAENIYRETNKETAQLIYGLYGGYEALEEIYKKDGESKLFFKILSLNKENEYTIKILFNIYNNAKKMATKNNALDILIEIAKDKKIPFYNLELKYNSNIGFDKNNEKILDENYKLILNNDYSVSIFDIKESKILKSIPRNLDENKKQNIKYIREQVSNIIKKFSYILNQLLIAGDKYDYDFFKEVFIDNPIMNKFDLSLIWSLYDNSNNFITTFRYSGDGSYTNSNDEEVKIDNSSFISLASPIEMEEETITKWRQQLQDYELSQTINQLSIINIDKNNLENEIDKLQNIEIAYGTFKAFGMRYGMFPLYTEYRTIKEYSLTIDDRDTFTIKAQIDGEADYKDKVKINIEFTNNENKEVSKRFIYTFLIFMVWDFRLTDMFN
- a CDS encoding sodium:solute symporter family protein, whose product is MGGTIVIIIVVLYLVAMLLIGVYSSKKISNSNDFALAGRNLGPVLLAGTLAATNIGGGTSLGLAEQAFGKWGLSAVWYVITASIAYLVLAFLAQRFRNAMVTTVSEYFYKRYGKANALVTSIIMGLPMIGITAAQIIASASILTVMTGWNYKLSVVIVTIVVTAYSSMGGLWGVAFTDLIQGSLVFIGSLVAIPFALNYAGGFDHVLSNLTPAQKSFTAGMGWPTIISLTIMYIASYSVGPEISQRFFSARDSKSLMIGSLVGGLVCILYSLFPAFLGLIASSVVKDGLLTSELLTSEGTRYILPVLAMHTMPPVIVGLLFSALISATMSSADSDMLAVSVIATNDIYKKYINKDATDKQLLFIGRACMVAVGLISMFIAFKASNLITILMFSFSLRAAGVFIPYLFGNYTNKKLSAVASMGSLIAGSVVTIFFQYNKNINLFGVDPIIPGIVASLVVFLVLSAIIQPKPDVSDTKEAK
- a CDS encoding MATE family efflux transporter; translation: MANHIGTDLTEAKVVPTLLKLLIPILMSNMLNVVYNIVDSIWIGNIIGPLGLSAVAVSFPIMLIMGSFAFGVNMANGVIVSQYYGAKDYDTVSHVIKVSTTLGVIILFTVGALMLIFSRNILIMMKTPENAMEMALIYLRISILGMPFAYTYFFISSILRAVGDTVRPLIFLIVSSIINIILDPILIKGFWIIPAMGLQGAAIATVIAQFTSVFISTTYLRIKNSFIKINPFVFTFDLNMTKKILKLGIPISFNQFIVAFGWLVITRLISSFGEAASATVAIVNRVESLFIMPMGALGNAVMTMSAQNIGAKKLERVKEILKSGIVIGIIISSIMSIFSITNPYLLIRMFTKDTQVFEYARSYIYTIMPIFIFYSVMFVCNGVINGAGKTIVIMAFTTSTTLILRTILAYALSPHFELIGIWLSMGICYIINTFFSMYYLKSNKWQKNSNITL
- a CDS encoding ankyrin repeat domain-containing protein — encoded protein: MKLFKLFILFTIFNLSYLYSEDRLNYQLYEACESGDIKKIRELIRKGVNVNEKSDFIEDTALLIASRKGSFDIVKLLIENGADVNLNTPIRDAIMNGHYDIVKLLMENKAEYSNNLFKIIYIDSYLNKFVTESLTSLEIAARYEHRDIAKLLINNNADYKNNDWYAVKLIISKNYDDVFKSLLDKGININYQYSNYNNHSLLMYAIDKNSTNIIKQILDKKPNLKITNNSRKTAIMLAMDYSYSKDIMNIFFNSYVFDKYKTLISSYTNNNSVIEEINNMVTNQKLYLGRDTSFESKNGNTKSFEKGTYLISLCTALEYYDVAQQLIDIGYLDIDKNFNNTYPLLYAINGNDLEGVKFLLKNNAYIYNTINNDYEYYEDYKNTTLMYAIEKGNKDIVEALLSKKISLNENDGKELYLAVKDNKLEIAELLIENKSDVNTRYDNKTYLMIAAENNNREMAELLISKKADINTKVDDNKTALHYAFDNNNFEMYDYLKSKGAIETEDLKIKMQELKTLEEEKRIKEQEEIEIQNRLKEQELKKLEAERQRLIYEADRRALIEKNMNSINIAKGFNTFGIITMIGGALTAASPFMLNAVNGQPNNFDFFDFSKTDKTSKLNRTLFFTGIGLFTAGALTSIISSVYKSNLERKIYYSFAPIINQNQNGVLDYGYIFSFNYKL